A region of the Bryobacteraceae bacterium genome:
CGGATTTCGCCGACATTTTCGGGGACTTCTTCGGATTCGGCGACCTGTTCGGCACGTCGTCGCGGCGAAGGAACCGGCCGCAGCGGGGCGAGGACACGCGGTTCGACCTCGAGATCAACTTCGAAGACGCCATCTTCGGCAAGGAAGTCGAGATCCAGGTTCCGCGCCTGGAGGTCTGCCCGGCCTGCCAGGGCTCGGGGGCCGAGTCGCGCGACGGCTGGGCCACGTGCACGCACTGCCACGGCCGCGGCGAACAGTTCTACCGCCAGGGATTCCTCACCATCCGCCGGACGTGCTCCTACTGCGGCGGCTCGGGGCGTGTGCTCCGCCGCCCGTGCCGCAACTGCCAGGGCGAAGGCCACGTCCAGACGACGCGCAAGCTGAAGCTCCAGATCCCCCCGGGCATCGACAGCGGCAACAAGATGCGCGTCGCCGGCGAAGGCCAGCCCGGCATCAATGGCGGCCCGCCGGGCGACCTCTACGTCTACATCATCGTCAAGCCCCACCCGGTGTTCGAGCGCCGTGAGGACGACCTGCATTGCACCGTGCCGCTGAACGTGGCCCAGGCCGCGCTGGGCGCCGAGCTCAACATCCTCACTTTCGACGGGCTGGAAACGGTGAAGGTCCCCGAGGGCGTGCAGAGCGGCGAGACCATCCGGCTCAAGGGCAAGGGCGTGCCCCATCTGCATGGCAAGGGTCGCGGCGACCTGGTCATCCACCTCGATGTCCGCATCCCGCGCAAGCTCACCCGCGAGCAGCGCCGCCTGTTTGAGCAGCTCCGCGAAACGCTGCCGGACGAAAGCGAACCGCAGCAGAAGTCGCTGCTTGAAAAACTGAAGGATTATCTGGTCTGATCCGCGCCTGGCTTTCGGCCGACCGCGATCAGCGAGACGCCGGGCCACGGCAGCCAGCCATCGATCCGCTTCCACAGCCACACCAGGCGGTCAAAGGCCCAGAGCTGCATGCGGCTGAACGTGCGCCGGCGGAGCACGCGGCCGTTCCACCACCAGCCGGGGCGGGTGACGCGGTTGAAGCCGAACAGCCGCTCCAGCTCGAAGCCGGCCTCTTCCATCCGGATCCGCAGTTCCTCGGCCGAATAGCGCCGCCAGTGGCCGAGCACGCGGTCCAGCTCTCCGTAGATCCCCTGGCCTTCCGGCACCAGAATGATGGCGCGGCCGCCGGGCGCCAGAACGCCAAAGATGTTGCGCAACGCCTGGCGGTCGTCTTCAACGTGTTCCACCACGTTCAGGCAGACCACGGTGTCCACCTGTCCGGTCCAGGGCGCAAAGTCCTCCGGCCGGCTCAGGTCGATGCGCGCCACCCGCACCCGCGGCCGGTGAGCCAGCCGCACTGCCAGGCGCGCCAGGTGTTCGGTGTCGATGTCGGAGGCAACATACAGCTCGCGCTTCGGCGCAAGTCTGCGAGTGAGATTGCCGATACCTGCGCCGATTTCCAGCACGCGGCGGCCGACGAATGGCGCGATGGTCTCCGCCATCCATGCGTTAAAGCGGCGCGCGCGGGCCAGCCGGTCCAGGATTTCGGCGCCCGAGTCGGCATAGATGTCCCGCTGGACAAGAAAGCGCAGGATCACGAGCAGCCCCAGCAACGCGTC
Encoded here:
- the dnaJ gene encoding chaperone protein DnaJ, which encodes MTQRDYYEILGVSRNATEQELKSAYRKLALKYHPDRNPGNKEAEERFKEAAEAYSVLSDPEKRRIYDAYGHQGLSGSAAPGFNPDAFADFADIFGDFFGFGDLFGTSSRRRNRPQRGEDTRFDLEINFEDAIFGKEVEIQVPRLEVCPACQGSGAESRDGWATCTHCHGRGEQFYRQGFLTIRRTCSYCGGSGRVLRRPCRNCQGEGHVQTTRKLKLQIPPGIDSGNKMRVAGEGQPGINGGPPGDLYVYIIVKPHPVFERREDDLHCTVPLNVAQAALGAELNILTFDGLETVKVPEGVQSGETIRLKGKGVPHLHGKGRGDLVIHLDVRIPRKLTREQRRLFEQLRETLPDESEPQQKSLLEKLKDYLV